One Trichoderma atroviride chromosome 7, complete sequence DNA segment encodes these proteins:
- a CDS encoding uncharacterized protein (EggNog:ENOG41) — MPLTHNLRAIRAPVFPLVAGQQNFSQPSAMPAGIIMLGPKVPGTRCPTCAQQGKEVWVIPGRCCGYCGTPCDSEHHHE; from the exons ATGCCTCTTACACACAACCTCCGTGCCATCCGAGCCCCCGTCTTTCCTCTCGTGGCGGGACAGCAGAATTTCTCACAGCCCTCGGCCATGCCTGCCGGTATCATCATGTTAGGGCCCAAG GTCCCTGGCACCAGATGCCCAACCTGTGCCCAGCAAGGCAAAGAGGTTTGGGTCATTCCTGGTCGATGCTGCGGTTATTGCGGCACTCCTTGCGACTCTGAGCATCATCATGAATAA
- a CDS encoding uncharacterized protein (TransMembrane:1 (i170-194o)) codes for MGMSSPRLNRCSSESVCRAPACPPCPWPAFPCDKYSFPIFFASFLLPAPAPMSRRTVSPARPPRETLAVPRATPKGPARQRRTECPSRTGGNAVPVLPGTRPGCPAPPCRGYCLRCWYKVLVHGEHVVQRLTADMTCLLLPTAANSQSPPPTHGPFCSSRDIGLPINGRIAWPLPALALALALAMAAFCFLPFAGAAPPQRARLQSTT; via the coding sequence ATGGGAATGTCGAGCCCGCGCCTGAATCGCTGCTCATCTGAGTCTGTTTGCCGTGCCCCAGCCTGCCCCCCCTGCCCCTGGCCTGCATTCCCTTGCGACAAGTATAGCTTCCccatcttctttgcttcctttcttcttcctgctccagctcccaTGAGCCGCCGCACCGTCTCTCCCGCACGCCCCCCCCGGGAGACTCTGGCGGTCCCTAGAGCCACCCCAAAAGGGCCAGCCAGACAGCGACGCACAGAGTGCCCTTCTCGTACAGGCGGAAATGCCGTACCGGTACTGCCAGGTACACGGCCCGGCTGCCCAGCGCCGCCGTGCCGCGGGTACTGCCTGCGGTGCTGGTACAAGGTGCTGGTACATGGCGAGCACGTCGTCCAGCGTCTCACAGCCGATATGACATGTCTGCTGCTACCTACGGCTGCTAACTCGCAAAGCCCACCCCCAACACACGGTCccttctgctcttctcgagACATCGGCCTCCCGATCAACGGACGGATAGCTTGGCCGCTGCCCGCATtagctctggctctggctctggccatggctgccttttgctttttgccttttgctggTGCCGCCCCTCCCCAGCGCGCCCGTCTCCAGTCCACCACCTAG
- a CDS encoding uncharacterized protein (EggNog:ENOG41) has product MSFTCGMFRRRSKSEEKRPKRTHTFSIFDPSLGALKRMIRNATMITPIRFYDDPDASRIDSLMREHSINRSMFDTMAGVFNNLRGNNLELSREDFSKFLREVQGEVAIQLDKEKYTDGDFFYVLADCWNATRGPSAKDYSKPITNYFINSSHNTYISGNQLASKTSPEAYTSVLRRGGRCIEIDVWNGDEILVTVPKSQGGGGHTRGISNISGISGSALPYAAAAVLEKMEDKLEAAKDTAKNYLGSSNPSGRSRSPSSHSRTTTDDVSSTSSDTFLPVGTELTEKEEVPRLSRSRPNLPRGEPIVTHGWTLTTPCGFREVCETIRDNAFSHGNDLPIIISLEVHADHSQQEIMANIMKEVWGDMLVQQPFEGCDPKFRVPTLDDLRRKILVKVKRAAAKMPRPEDLTASMPILLRDDDGSISDTEPRLPRLKTSASSPADVPQQDAHGKITICKPLSDLAIYTRSERFISLSTPQAKQPTHIFSISEGRIIELHEKYPREVFTHNKNFFMRAFPAGRRINSSNPDPSLFWRRGVQMVAMNWQNMDEGMMINEAMFDGEDGWVLKPEAYQSSAKTMVTLDLVAKHTLHLTITVFAGRNIPTDDSDKDDDPQSKSDLRSRVKAELHIGEDEIDGHDMSYKQHTKSAGSTDPVWSSHDKKILGEKLQFRNIPKVVEELSFIR; this is encoded by the exons ATGTCTTTCACCTGCGGCATGTTT CGCCGTCGTTCCAAATCGGAGGAAAAAAGGCCCAAGCGGACCCAtaccttttccatctttgacCCCAGCCTCGGTGCCCTCAAACGAATGATCAGGAACGCCACCATGATCACCCCCATAAGATTCTACGACGATCCGGACGCCTCTCGAATCGACTCCCTGATGCGCGAACACTCGATAAACAGGTCAATGTTTGACACCATGGCGGGCGTCTTCAACAATTTGCGAGGCAACAATCTCGAGCTCTCAAGGGAGGACTTCAGCAAGTTCCTCAGGGAAGTCCAAGGCGAAGTAGCCATTCAGCTTGACAAGGAAAAATACACCGATGGAGATTTCTTTTATGTGCTGGCAGACTGTTGGAACGCTACTCGGGGACCTTCCGCAAAGGACTACTCAAAACCCATAACCAATTAtttcatcaacagcagccacaATACCTATATTAGCGGCAATCAATTGGCCTCTAAAACTTCCCCAGAGGCCTATACTTCT GTCCTAAGGAGAGGCGGCCGTTGCATCGAAATCGACGTCTGGAATGGAGATGAAATCCTGGTCACTGTCCCAAAGTCTCAGGGTGGCGGCGGTCATACGAGAGGTATATCCAATATATCTGGAATATCCGGAAGCGCTCTTCCctatgccgccgccgccgtttTGGAGAAAATGGAAGACAAactcgaggccgccaaggatACCGCCAAAAATTACCTTGGGAGCTCCAACCCTAGCGGGCGCTCGAGGAGCCCCAGCTCTCATAGCAGAACTACGACTGATGATGTATCGTCAACCTCTAGCGACACATTCCTTCCTGTGGGCACTGAGTTgactgaaaaagaagaggtaCCTCGCCTTTCGAGGTCCCGGCCAAACCTCCCTAGGGGAGAGCCCATTGTAACCCACGGCTGGACTTTGACGACTCCATGTGGCTTCCGAGAGGTGTGCGAGACGATTCGAGATAATGCGTTTTCTCATGGGAATGATCTGCCCATCATTATCAGCTTGGAGGTTCACGCCGATCATAGCCAACAAGAGATCATGGCGAATATCATGAAGGAAGTTTGGGGGGACATGCTTGTCCAGCAGCCCTTTGAAGGCTGTGATCCCAAGTTTAGGGTGCCCACCCTTGATGACCTCCGACGCAAAATTCTCGTCAAGGTCAAgcgagccgccgccaagatgCCGAGACCAGAGGACCTGACAGCTTCTATGCCAATTCTATTGAgagacgacgatggctcGATTTCGGACACTGAGCCTCGCCTTCCTCGCCTCAAGACCTCtgcttcatcgccagccgACGTCCCGCAGCAAGATGCCCATGGAAAAATCACAATATGCAAACCTTTGAGTGATCTCGCCATATACACCCGCAGCGAACGGTTCATAAGTCTCAGCACCCCGCAAGCAAAGCAACCTACCCACATCTTTTCCATTAGCGAGGGCAGAATCATTGAGTTGCATGAAAAGTATCCGCGCGAAGTGTTTACTCACAATAAGAACTTCTTCATGAGAGCATTTCCAGCTGGGCGGAGGATCAACAGCTCCAACCCGGACCCCAGTCTCTTTTGGCGGCGAGGCGTCCAGATGGTGGCCATGAATTGGCAAAACATGGACGAGGGGATGATGATCAACGAGGCAATGtttgatggcgaggatggctgGGTTCTCAAGCCTGAAGCGTATCAAAGTTCTGCCAAGACCATGGTGACGCTGGATCTGGTTGCAAAGCATACGCTGCACCTCACAATCACCGTCTTCGCCGGGCGCAATATTCCGACTGACGACAGCGACAAAGACGATGACCCCCAAAGCAAAAGCGACCTTCGTTCCCGAGTCAAGGCCGAGCTCCACATTGGCGAGGATGAGATAGATGGGCATGATATGTCTTACAAGCAGCACACAAAGTCAGCCGGCTCAACTGATCCCGTTTGGAGCTCTCATGACAAGAAGATTCTTGGTGAGAAGCTGCAGTTCCGCAACATCCCCAAGGTGGTGGAAGAGTTGAGTTTCATTCGGTAA